AATTAGCAAAGCGGGTATTTCTCTGTCAGTTCTGCAACCATTGCCTTTGCTTTTGCTACATTCTCTTCGCTTTCAATCACCATTGCAATGATTTCAGCGATCTTATCCATGTCTTCTTCCTTCATACCACGTGTGGTCACTGCCGGTGTTCCCAGACGTACACCACTTGTGACAAACGGAGATCTTGGATCGTTTGGAATTGTATTTTTATTGCAGGTTACGTGTGCATCGTCCAGACGTTTCTCCAGATCTTTTCCGCTGATGTCTTTTTCTGTCAGATCTACCAGCATCAGGTGGTTGTCTGTTCCTCCGGATACAATCTTAACGCCTCTCTTCTGTAGCCCGTCGCTGAGTGCTTTCGCATTCTTCACGATCTGTTCCTGATAGGTCTTGAATTCCGGTTTCAGTGCTTCCTCAAAGCAAACTGCCTTTGCAGCGATCACATGCATCAGCGGTCCTCCCTGGATTCCCGGGAATACAGCTTTGTTGAAGTTGAATTTTTTATTATTCTCTTCGCTGGAAAGGATCATTCCGCCTCTCGGTCCGCGAAGGGTCTTATGTGTGGTTGTGGTAGTCACATGTGCATACGGGATCGGTGACGGATGCAGTCCTGCTGCCACAAGACCGGCGATATGCGCCATATCCACCATCAGGTATGCTCCTACTTCATCTGCGATCTCACGGAATTTCTTGAAGTCGATGGTTCTTGCATAAGCACTTGCTCCTGCAATGATCAGTTTCGGCTTATTTTCCAGAGCGATTTCTCTTACCTTATCGTAGTCGATCACACCCTCATCATTCACCCCATAGGAACAGATGTCAAAATATTTTCCGGAAATATTAACCGGTGAACCATGAGTCAGATGTCCGCCGTGATCCAGATTCATACCCATGACCTTATCGCCAGGGTTGATCATTGCAAACATCGCTGCCAGGTTTGCCTGTGCTCCGGAATGTGGCTGTACATTGACATACTCACATCCGAACAGTTTCTTTGCACGTTCTCTCGCCAGATCTTCTACAATATCCACGCACTGGCATCCACCATAGTATCTTTTTCCCGGATAACCTTCTGCATATTTATTGGTCAGCGGACTTCCCATAGCCGCCATAACGGCTTTACTTACCCAGTTCTCAGAAGCGATCAGCTCAATGTGGGAATTCTGTCGTTTCATTTCTGCCTGGATGGCTTCTGCAATTTCCGGGTCTTCCCGAAGGATCTCGTCAAACTCGTACATAATGTTCCTCCTCTAATGTCCTGTTGTTTCAATGATTTATATGGCACTCATTATAGCATGTGCTCTACGCAAAATCAAACAAAGATAACTGATTACTTTCCGGAAGATCTTTTAAGATCCCCAGTTCTACCATCAGATCGATCACGGTTTTACTTACTTTCGTCCTCTGTCTGAAATCATCCAGGGACAGATATTTTCCGTCTTTCGCAGCTTCTTCTACTGCTTCTGCCGCCTTTT
This window of the Mediterraneibacter butyricigenes genome carries:
- the glyA gene encoding serine hydroxymethyltransferase; this encodes MYEFDEILREDPEIAEAIQAEMKRQNSHIELIASENWVSKAVMAAMGSPLTNKYAEGYPGKRYYGGCQCVDIVEDLARERAKKLFGCEYVNVQPHSGAQANLAAMFAMINPGDKVMGMNLDHGGHLTHGSPVNISGKYFDICSYGVNDEGVIDYDKVREIALENKPKLIIAGASAYARTIDFKKFREIADEVGAYLMVDMAHIAGLVAAGLHPSPIPYAHVTTTTTHKTLRGPRGGMILSSEENNKKFNFNKAVFPGIQGGPLMHVIAAKAVCFEEALKPEFKTYQEQIVKNAKALSDGLQKRGVKIVSGGTDNHLMLVDLTEKDISGKDLEKRLDDAHVTCNKNTIPNDPRSPFVTSGVRLGTPAVTTRGMKEEDMDKIAEIIAMVIESEENVAKAKAMVAELTEKYPLC